GGTCAACTTTGGTGTCTCGCATCATCATCTTTCTTCTCTGCCTTCTCTTTATCAACTTGCTAAACGTCCACCATCAATCTGGCCTCTGCTTATAATGTCGCAAACAAATACATAAACTATAATATCTTTTGTACCTCTCAATAATCGATATAGTAACAATGCAATAttgttcttttattttcttttgtctttttttgttgttgctgttgAAACCGAGAGTCATTGtaagttctatatgatttaGATTCTAATAGACCCATGAAGAAGCTCCTATAGTTTCTACTGGTAgaaaagagggggaaaaaaaagggcTCTTTTATACATGCGCAGAAGACACCAACTACAACATGTTCAATTTGTTGACTGAGATTTGATGGGGTTTACTGCATAACCCAATCGCTGACTCCCATGGCTGATTTATTGAGCAGGGAATGAAGTAGCGCAGTAAAGCTTATGCCAATATAGGCTCAACATTATAGCATAATTTTTTAGAGTCTAGAAGTTAAAATTTGCCGTTTTGATACCGAACTTTGTATCGGTGCCACGCTAGCATATTGCCGGTACGGTATAGTAcaaaatttttttggcgtaTTGAATGTCGGTATGCTATTTGTATTGGATACTGATACCGAACTGGTGTAGTACGGTATGTTTTACGGTATATCATGTTAGGAGCTATTTGAGCTAAAATTTAGTGTTTTTGGTCAAATTTATAGTCTCTAAAATTTTTCCATGCCACCAGCATCTGGATACCATTCTCTCCTCCTTGTACCTCGTACCTTTAGTCTTAGTTTCTTCATATCACTACTTGTACCTCATGCATTTGTCCTTACAATATGACCATTTAATTATCTTCAACAGCTGCAGTTGTAAGTTGATGCATTGTCCTGCCTGAACCCAACCTACCATTTGTTTCAAATCCATTATATTAGTTAGTGCGTGGCTTCACTATTTGTGCACCAGTTACTGGATAAGATCAGGGCCCTGACATTAATTTGTCTTCAAGTATAACTAGTCTACATGGACCTCACCTTAACTACCAAATGATTACCTCGACATGTGATTAATTTGCTCGTctgcttaaaaaaaattatatgcaaGCTAATCCCATATCAAATGattcatatttaaattataAGTTTGGTCATTTGCTGgaaaaaaacaaattaatgtGTAAATGTGACAAGACTCAGATGATTCCCTGCGATGAGAGTTTAACTTGAATACGTGCGCATAGACTAGTACAATGGGAAGCACGGGACACATCGAGTAAAGCCATCCACTTGAAAATCTCTAAATCAACTTGATCTGAGTGAAGaaaatgattaatttgttgATGTAATCTGCTCCTCAAGAATTATTTTCACTGACCATAGCATTTTTGTTCTTTATATAGTGTTATTGGACTGGCTATAGACAACTATGACTAAACAATTTTTTATGTTATTGATAAGCATTTTGATTACAATGAAGTTTGTTCATTGATAGAGGCTCATAGTCAAGTGATTGGTACATTTTTTTCTGTGCTAAGAGATTTAGATAAAAAGTAGATCTAGGTGGGTAATCATGGTGCTTCTCAGAGATAAAGCACCAATGCTTCTTCCGCACAGAGTTAAGTACTCATCGAAATCAATCTGAATAATGAAATCTAGACAGAAAATAATACCATAGCATTTTTATACgtacatatatatctatattttaGTTCATAGCTTACATGAGAACTATGTGACATGGAATTTTTGGACCCATGCAAGTTGGTGGGGTTTCTGGTCCTGCGTGCACCCAGCTCCTTTCCTTCCCGGGCAAGGACTAACACATCATCCTGCAAACAGAGGAAATACTAAATGCGTCAATTAATACCCCAATCTTTAACATAAAGGACAGAAAATCGCCGCCAAGAtagtagcctggtggtaaggggACGATAATTCCGTCCAAATTGTCCggattcgaaacgcgcgggcgtcgattaaattagaaGATCGGATGCTCCATGTCTGACTGACTTATTGGCGATTATACTTTCCTTCCATTTGTATCAAGGTGGTGCTGGAGTGACGTACCCACATGTGAGGCGGTAAACCCAGTGTGGGGGGCAGGAAATCAACTAGTGAGAAGAAAcattcaaatcaaaaaaaaaaaaaaaaaacaccgtaGCGTTTCCTTATCGATGAGAATGACTGGGCTACACTCCGCATCGCGCCAAAGGGCAGACGAGTGAGAACACGATCCCTCCCTTCTTTGACTTCCTGTTCGATCATGACCGTTTGATTTATGGTCCCCGTCCATCATCTGAAGTGCCCCTGTCGGCCTTCTCCATGTCGTTATCGTCACCTCCATGTAGCCTATTATTAATCTATCaaagtttctttttttattttctttttttaaataaatacggCAACTATCGTAATAGAGTTTAAAAAATGGAAGCATCAAAGATATTTTTAAGATGTTGGATTACAAActcttttgaaagaaaaatttgTAAGAAATATAAATTCAAGAAAAAGTATCATATTGCATGGGCAAAAGCTGTTATTATGAAGGTCAATGGAGGCGGTAAGATCGTGGAGGGTGCCCCAATCCCCGCACCCGTGAGGAGGGACGATATTTTTGGCAACTTACTCCGGATTCGAGATTCCGTCTTGGAACCCGAGCCTGCAGAGTGCGTTACATTTATTAATAATGAATAAAAGAATAgccaaattaataaaataatagctAAATTAATAAAAGGCGGGATCGGGAAACTGCACGGTGATTCGCTGCGATTGGGAACCCAAGTGGAATGCTGACCGCGCATTCACCCACCGTGCTTGCTTCCGGTCAAAGCCGGTCAAAGCACCCGACACGTGTCCAACCTCTCTGATTGGGGGCGGCGGGCGGACAAATTTATCCTCCCCACATTTATTAGCCGGGAAGCACGGATGATGTGTCGATCTCCCATTTGCAGACATAAAGGCCCACGGGGCCCACCTCCCACTCCTTGGCTTTCCCGTAGCATTATCGACGCGCATTGAACCGCCTTCAGCTTCGGACGGACTCTGGGATGCGAGGGTGCGAGCTTCTTCGAGTCATTTGCTGTAATTCTCGCTTGTAAGAGAAATTAGATACTTTATTATCATCTATTAAATTTAATTTCGTcggacaaaaaaaaataatctgctAACTAGGTCTAATTCGAATTATGAAAAGATTGATTAAATTAAGATGGTTTGGATCATAATGAGATGGGAGATGAGTCATAGTGAGTGGAGCAGCAACACGATGAGGTGAGGTCCGTTACATGGTACCAAGAGTAAGGGCGGCAATGAGATGCCGCGAATCCGGTCCCTGGGATTTGAATTTCATTTTCATTTGAATTTCATTTATCATTtacattttattttcatttgaaTTTCATTTAGAGGAAGTTTGCGTTTCATTCCGAAGTCGGGGAAGACGGTTGGCGCCCTCTCGCGCCGTGCTGGCGGTCCAAGAAGGCAACGCCCGGAAGCTACCTCCTTCCTATTTTATCCTCTCCACCCCAACTACAAAAGCCCCACCCGACGACCAACTTCCTCTCGACCCCCCGTGCCCCTCCCTGGCCTTCCCTTCCAAACCCAGATCGCGGTTCTCGTAAGTCCGAAAAAGGATATGTGTAGCGGCCCCAGGAAGCCCTTACCGCCTCCGTCTCCCCCCACCGGCCCAGCCGCCATGGGCGCCGGCGGCGACCCCGAGAAGCTGCCGGCCGTGGCTTCCCTCGcctctctcctcctcgagcTCTCAGCCTCCGACGACCTCCCCGCCTTCAAGCGCGCCGTCGAGGACGACGGCCTCCCCCTCGACAGCCCAGCCCCCTGGTACTGCCGCTCCCCCGGCCGGCGGACCATGGGCTTCGAGCAGCGCACCCCGCTTATGATCGCCGCCCTCTACGGCAGCCCCGCCGTGCTCGCCTACATACTCTCCATCCGCCCTGCCGAGGCCTCCCGCTGCTCTCCCTCCGACGGCACCACCCCCCTCCACTGCGCCGCCTCCGGCGGCTCCCCTTCGTCCCTTGGAATCGTCAAGATGCTCGTCGACGCCGCCGCCGACGTCGACGCCCCCGACGCTGCCGGGAACCGCCCCGGCGACGTCATCGCCCGCCAGTTCTCCGCCTCGACCGCCCGTTCCCTCGAAGTCGTCCTCAAAGCCTCTTGCCCTGGGGTTTCATCCCCCGGAGGAGCAAAAGAAGAGGAGACGAAGTCCGGCGAGAAGAAATACCCTCTGGACATCACCCTCCCCGATATCAATAACGGGATCTACGGCACGGACGAGTTCCGGATGTACACCTTCAAGGTCAAACCTTGCTCCAGGGCCTACTCCCACGACTGGACGGAGTGCCCGTTCGTCCACCCGGGGGAGAACGCCCGGCGCCGCGACCCCCGGAAGTACCTCTACAGCTGCGTCCCCTGTCCGGAGTTCCGGAAGGGGTCGTGCCGGAAGGGGGACGCCTGCGAGTACGCCCACGGGGTATTCGAGAGCTGGCTCCACCCGGCCCAATACCGGACCCGCCTATGCAAGGACGAGACCGGCTGCAACCGCCGCGTCTGCTTCTTCGCCCACAAGCCCGAGGAGCTCCGCTCGGTCAACCCTTCTGCCGCCTCCGTCGCCGGGATGATGCTCTCCTCCCCAAAGTCGTCGTCACCGGGGCTGTCGTCGTTGGATATGGCGACagctttgatgatgatgcagcagACAGGGTCGGCCATGTCGCCGTCGGCTTCGTCGGGTTTGGGCGCGGCGACAGGCTGGATGAACCAGCCGGGCAGCTTGGCGACTCCGCCCTCCTTGCAGCTGCCGAGCAGCAGGCTGAAGGCACCGCTAAGCGCCAGGGATTTGAGTTTCGACCTGGATTTGCTCGGGCTTGAAGGGTACCGGCAGAATCTGATCGATGAGTTCTCGAGCACCGCCTCGCCTCGGGCCAACTGGACCCCGAACTCCCTgtccgccgtcgccgccgcctCTCGGGCATCAGATATTAACGAGCTATTTGGTTCTCTTGATCCATCCGTGCTGTCTCAGTTGCAGGGGCTTCCTCCGAAAAAGACGGCAACCGCCTCATCCTCGGCCGGAGCTCAATTCCAGTCACCCACTGGAGTCCGGTCTCAATTGCTTTCTGGCTACGGAGGCAACTTGCCTTCTTCTCCAACCGTGAGTGCGACTTCATCGTTTGGGCTCGACCACTCGATGGCAAAGGCCATCATGAGCTCGAGGGCCTCAGCGTTTGCAAAGCGGAGCCAGAGCTTCATTGACCGCGGAGCGACGGCAGGTCGCCAGTCGACCCTCTCTTCAATGACTACCGCTGCAGCGGCGGCTGCATCATTTTCCGACTGGGGCTCGCCGGACGGGAAGCTGGACTGGGGAGTTCAAGGGGAGGAGCTGAACAAGCTGAGAAAGTCGGCATCTTTAAACTTCCGAACCAATCAGGCTGGAAGTGGCTTTGGAGGGGCAGCCCCGGCGTCAGCCGCAGTGCCGGGGGGTATGGATGAGCCCGACCTTTCCTGGGTGCAGTCTCTGGTGAAGGACGGACCAGCGGCACCGATGGGCCGGCATGGCCTGGAACAGCAGCAGAAGAGGTACCAACTCAACGCTGCTGGAGGCGACTTCCATGGTTCAGAGCTCCCCTCTTCTTGGGAGGGGAAGATTATGGCCTAAAGGCCATCATCAACCAATACCTATCATTGATCTGACAAGTTAATTTCTTCCTTGGTTTCTTATATTCTTTGAATCAGTTATAGTTTTAGCACTGGCCATTTCCTCGAGAAGAAAACATGCCCGAAGGGTATCTGAGCTTATTAGAGACGACAGTACAAACGTTCTTTCATTCATATATAGCTTGAGAGGAAGAATATACTGATAGAAGATGGCTCACCAGAGTTCCCAATATTATGAAGAAGAGAATAAGAAGACTTGTAGaagcttcttttttccttttttttttttttttgttttggtaaaGGCTTCTGCTAATGGACCATCGAATCATGTTAACCCCCTGCGTCCTGTATTTATTTGTTTGGCTGAGCGGCCTTTCTTTGGGCAAGGGTTTGTATGTGTATAGATATATCGAGCAGCTTATACTCTTGCAATGTTGATACTTTGTTTCAGCGTATACATTGTTTGCCATTTGCCCTTTCTTCATGGAACAATGATTtgggaatcatatttatttCAGCGGATTCCGTTTGTCATCTTATATTTGTGGAAGATATCAGAGAATATGTACCTGCTGGCTTTTTTTTTAGCCTGTAGATGGACTGGTTCTATACTTGCTGCAAGGTAATGTGGTTTTGGCTGACTGTAGCTACATTATTTCTCCCATGCGCGAACCGAATGATGCTATCCTCCACTTCTTTTCGTGTCCTCCTACTGCAATTTCCTTTTGTTGCTAGATTGGAAATATATTCCTTGTCTATTGGAGAGCTCCTTTATTTATGTGGAGATTGGAAATtgcttcttccaaaaaaaagttggtccctgatcacaaatCATGATCTTTTGTTGTTCCATACTTTGTCTACGGTCTCCTTTCTGCTTTGTCTTATTCTTCATACGCTTTGTTGCCTGAAATTACTCGGACTCCAGTCCCTCAAAGGTAACGTGTTAGGTGAAAATAGGCAATGCCGTTAAATGTTACACAGAGTATAGAAATCATCTGGGACTGAGTCATCTTATTGCTTGTTTCAGATGCAAGCATCATTTTGGGTGAAAGTCCACAGTATCTTAATCCTATGTATGGCTTACTAATACATTCAAATACATCGCTTGCTAAATCGAGTTGGATGCATTCAAACCCCTCGTAACTTGTAAGAATTCTCAAGCCACTTTGTCACGGCTCTTACGACCTCGATTATGATACAGATCATTTCTTAAATCACCACCGACTTGCAAAATTATAGACTATGCATTGTCATCAATCCCATACTTCAAACAATCCCTGTCATGGCAAAGAAATTTAGCAcctttgcttttcttttataATATTGGGATTTCCTTCCTCTTTCAAGACCCTGCTGACTGGTAAGCATGGAAGAAAATCCATCTTCGTCGATAGGATGCGACATCAAAAGATCTCGTTTTTGTTGAGCAAGTTATTTGGCTTCATCTTGTTGAACCATTCTAAAGTCTTCTACATAACTTCTATTTAGCCTGCATCTAGTTCTATGTATTTTCATCAGTTATATTGCCAAATGTCAACTTCCATTTAGCctgcatctatttttatatgtttTCCATAAGTTATATTGCGAACTGCCAGCTTCTATCTCGCCTGCATCTAGCTTTATATTTTTTCATCAGGTTGCAATGAATCGAGTCATGTTGCAGATTTTATCGGTTGCTGCAATCTggcaaaaattttaattttcatcaACCAATTGATATTTTGACTTAGTACTATTTTCTTgccatcttttctttttccctcatTATTAAAATTCCCTTTCTTCGGTCTTAATTGATATCCTAGTTTGCGAATTCTGCAAGGAGATAGACTTTCAGCTGCCAGCGACATCCATGAAACATTCTGGACTATAATGTTGACTGAGAACAGATATAGTCCAATGATGGGAATTAAAGTTACCTGCTATCTAGcaagatttcttattttttattttgattctttgaCCTGCTCTATCCATTTTGTCTTGCAATTCAGGTTTATAAAGTATCCTTCgtattcgaaaaaaaaaaaaaaactcagtcCATTTTTTGACTAATAAATGATGACTGGAGATGGTGACTTTAACTATGAACTTTTCTGCATTAGTTCACATATTCATTGGAGAAATTTGCAGGGGAACAGGAAGTTTCAAGTTTCATGTACAATTTCACAATGCAATGCAGTTAAGAAATTCACATACCACCTCACAGAGAAGCAGATCAAATATCTCTAGCCCAAGATCAGCTGCAATATCCCCAACACCTTCTGAACTCCACATTTCTTTCGAAATCCATGGAGAATTCTTCAGATCCTCCTCTCCTAGCCTGCGCATGTTTCCCCAAACGTCCGAAAAATCTGGACAGGGTGCTTCTGGCTTCCTTGATCTCTTGCTTTCCTTATCAAGTGACCTCACTCCTCCATCCTTGGAGAATCTAACAAGGCCAATGCTTGGAGATAAGCAGCAGCTGACATCCTCAAAGTTTGATGATAGCTTCCTTCTCGAACTCTGCTCTGCTGTTTGCTTCTCTTCTTCTGCATCATATAGAGATGCGGATCACAATTAGCAAAAAATACAACATTTCAGAAACTAGTGTCAGTATACGACATAGCCATTACCTGAAGATGGGGAATTGTTATTGATGCGGCAGTCATCATCGGCGCATGCGAGATCCAAAACCGAAACGGGGCTGGAATTTTGGGAGCTGCATTCCGATTCCACTTTCTCTCGAGCATTTTCTAGCTTCTTTTTTGCAATGCTGGAGCTGCGCAACATTTTTGGCATTTCTGCGTGCTTTGTGGGCTTGATCAAATCCTCTGCTTTGGTACCTCGACAGCCTTTCCTACGAGCATTCTTCTTTGGAGAATGGACTGCGGAGTCCTCAACTTCATCATGCCTTCTCCGAGGCACATTCTTCTTGCGACGGTGCTGATGCtcgtctctcttctttttcttcttcttttcttcaacaCACGtgatttctctcttcctctccttcatctCTCGAAAGCGCGTCCCATGTCTCATTCCACTCGATCCCATCGTCTCTCCCTCATCATCGGGCGCGAAGCTCAGAAGCAGGAAGTCCTCATTCTCCTGCCTCAAGTACGTCGGTACTTCTCGGAAAGACAGTGATGTCCTGACCGGGGGACATCGGCTTCTCTCGGAGAGAAACCCAGGCCATGTCTCGAGCGAGTTCGTGGACCGGCTTCTCCCGATCGACTCGGAAGCAGCACACGGGCACACGGGCATAGACTCTAGCCCCATGAGGCGCGCCACAATGCCAGGAGTGCGCGTTGCCTTCTTCTCAGCCTTCCTCCACTCCTGGCCAAGAGCAGCATCAACCTCATCGGCCTCCTCTCCATCTCCGTAACTGCGGAGACTCCCGCAAAGAAAGCGGTGCAGAATTCCCGACAGACAGCCTTCTGCAGCAGCATTCGAGCGAGAGTCGAAAGAGGGGGAAGAGAGCTTCATGAGGAGAGGAAATTGAAGGAGGGGAACAGGAATAATGATGGGAGCGTGGAATTTAACGTCGCTTGATGACTGCCAGAGAGTGAGAATTTGAACCGGCAGAGGAGGGAAGCCAAGGGAGCATTAGAGAGGGTGGCATGCGAGTTGGTGGAAAGGCTAAAAGAAGGTGAATGCGTTGGGGCGGGCTCTGTATTTGAACGGGAGGGGAAGCTGGTGCTGGTTTCAAAAGATGTCGAGGTATGGGTCCCATCGCTCCTCCTTTCGGTCTCCCATTTTATCCACCATTCTTCCGGTCTAGCGTTTCACATTTGGGTTGGgggatgaaagaaagaaagaaggaaagaagggtGGAGTTGGTGTCAGAGATTGGAAGAGGTTTACGACCAAAACAGCGGCAAATCCGGTCCTCGCACCAGCCGATGTTTCTGACTTGGTTTTGGCGGATGCAGTCGACATGCATGGGTGGGGCCTCCAATTTGTTTGCGGATTGTGGTGGTACGGTCAGAGCACCGACTCGAGGGTTGAATGATCGACCATGCACCCACGGGAGCCTCGTTTTCTAATTGGCTGATGTCACCGAAACTAATGGGGTATTTGGTTTTGGTGgcaggagatttttttttttttttttttgtttaggaAGTAAGTGGGACATGTTAATCTTGCATTGGAGATGATATTTTACTTTAATGGATAGGGATGCAGAGCCATGGTCTCTTTTGTTCCACTTGGATAAATGAATGTGGAGAACTTTTTTAGCTGATAGGGACGTCTTGATACATCCTTTGCAAAAAGCTGCCACCCACACGCTAGATGCGAATTAGGATACAACTCTGTTTTGGCGAAAGGTTTCTTGAGTGCGAGCCAGACGGACCCGCTAGGAAAAGAATCATGATGTAATTTGTACAATGTTGAGGTGGTTTTCAATCTAATAAATCTGTGATGATGTTGCTTTGTCCTTAATAGTAAAAAATTGTGAAAAAGGAAAACTTCTATTTATCAACTAAGGTTAAATATTTGCTGATTCCAATAGGATAAtgggatttttttcttttttaatgtaaGGGAGGTGGAAAAATTATGgggcagagaaaaaaaaatcctcaaaaGTTATATTACAGGCTTACAGTACGGTCGATGAAACAaaacagagaaagagagagagggagagagagtaaAAAAATAGACATCTTAGAAATTAGCAATTTCTAAAAACCCCAGGGGATATTTCTAATCTTCGCCCAAAATCTTATAATTTCCAAAAGAAGATTCTGACTGCATAATGAAGACTAATCGGTGAAGATGCAAAATTTTTCTGATGCTATGGTCGCAACAAATAAATGCTTGTTGagaaaaattttagaatttcatTCGTCCAATAGATCCTCACGATAGCCGTGAGTAGCACAAGAAGAACTGGTTGAACCTTTCTTTAAAACTTCCTCTAAATCCGGTCTAAACATGGATACTCCGTACTAGTCCCTCCCAATTGGTCCCAATCGCCGTACATCACTGAAGCAAGTTGTAAATCTTGGAACTCCTTACCAAGTGAATGTCCATCACTCAACTGAAGATGAAGATTTCCTATGAATAGGCTAGTTAATTGGCATCCACAGCCGTTTATTGTTTATCATTTGTAGGAATCTTGATGTAAGCTGTATTTGTTGATCTAAATAAATATGTTTAATTTATATATAACTGGATCTTGCTATAGATAATGAGTGTCTTGCGTATAAGAAACATATGATCGGCTGTAGCGGAGAAGCGATAATCCTGAGGAGCGGAATCAAACTCCTGAACGTTCATATTATAATAGCAATGTGGATAACCAATCTTTTGTTTCCCATAATTTCATAGTTTCATCAAActctcctttttttaaaaaaaaaattgaaaacaatTGTTGCATGTAATTCTAAGGTAGGTATTATAGATCTCAGACGCAGAAACTCTCACATCTCTTCTAGAGCATTCAGTATATCTCAAATCTTaacttatacaaaatcaaaaatatcccaaagcatatttatgtatatatatatatatatacacatatataaatGAGGAGAACATATTCTTATGGCGTAAAAGCACACGGGGCACATAACAGAAGGCCAGTGGGATCATAGCAAGCCATCATTGATCTAACTTTATGACTGCCCGGCCGACATTCCCCATCTAAAAAGTGGCCTGACCAAGATTCTCTTGATTGATTAGATGCATCTTTGTGCGATTAATCCACCACCCCGGAATAAAAATTCGAGCACTCCACCCGATGTTCAGTGGATTCTGCACTCTGGCGAACATTCTGAGACCCGATCACAAGCATCATCCAGTTTTTTAGGGGCGTTTGAAGCAAAGGAAAATTTTAGCTAAATTTAGAAATTTAGttccaatttttgttttttttttccattatccaaaaaaatattaGTTTTTCAAGCAGTAAAAGTTTTCTCTATCAAAAAAGAAGTTATTGCTTACACTGCCTGCGCCAGTATAGCCGTGAACGCAGCCAATGACCATTGTTGATTTCTATAGACCCCATTCATCAAACATATATCTTGATGTAGTATCTATAATCGGCTGCATGGAGTATAGACAATAACTTCTCCTAACTAAAACATGCGGCATTGCTTCAAGTGCTTGTTCAATGTGCTAATTTGGGCCTATGCCTCCTCCTTTTGTAAAGGGCCAACTTGTCAGAAGAACCAGTTTTAGCTCACTCCTTATGAACGTATAGCTGTATAGCATCATTGGATTGCACGAATTACCATTTTATTCACACACAtatagcgagagagagagagagagagagtccaaAGTGCCAATGGACCTTTTTATTCCGTCTTTGTGCACATATATGAGGCCTGGGCTTAGTCTGTTTCTAATTGTAGGGCTGGATAAAGTTCCAATTGGGCCTCCTTCATTGTTACAAGCTTAAGCcctttgtttcttgaaactaTGCAGGGCTTTTCTTTGCATATATGAGAGCCGCACTTGTTTTGTTGGCCTAGGTCTAGTGGATAAGCAAGAGGATGTGGATGATGTTATGTGGCACTTGGGAGAAACAGTCAAGTGAGCTTGCATGTCTTCTCTCCTACATATATGCAGCTTTTATTTAAATTGAGTCCTATATATTTCTTAAGAGCATCTAGAGTTTCTTAGAGAAAATTGAGGAGTTCTAATATTATTGGTGGATTCACTTCTTGTATGGCACATTTTATGCCTTTTCATGGCATTATGGGCGTTACTCTGGGTGGTTTGGTCTTGATACATCTGTTTGTGAGCCAGAAAAGGCTCATATTACCATTTAGGTTTAGCAAATCCTTCCAACAATCTAACTTGATTTCGGCCTTAGAGACATGGATGTCTTCTCGCAGGCATCATGTAAAGCGCCAACCAGTTGTTCGAAGAATTCATTCAGAAATCTCCATGAAGAATCATGGAAAGTAGTAAGTTATTCACTGCCCCATACCTGTCATCAAGCCATTAATATTGTCATCCATATCAACTGATCTACTTGAGACCATTATGAATCATAATCAAATGTGTATAGCAATAGAAATGGAAGGATGAGTCTGCAGGACTTGAAGCATGGATGTTCATGACCTGCCAGAAACATTCCTCAGATACAGCAAATGGAGATCTATCCACAGACTTCTACCATAATAAACGGCCAGTTGTTTTCAGAGAATTCTCAAGAAGCAATAACTTATATATCATCACATCATTAAATGCTACTGCTAAGATACTATTACACTCAAAGACCCTCTCATCGGACCAGCCTTCGCTGCCTCATCCCAACATAGTAAAGCATCTTTTCTTCTCTGCCAGACAGTCTATCTAGTCCCAGTTTCACAACCACAGCCTAACAAGTCATCTTTTTGaagtattttatataattttctcAATATTTTTCTACAAGTTCTGCTTCTACTAAATCCTTTACAGCTCCAAAAATCTCCCATTTTTATTCATTTGAATTCCAAAACCTTCATACCGACAGAACCAAGATGGATGTCCATCAACATGA
The Phoenix dactylifera cultivar Barhee BC4 chromosome 3, palm_55x_up_171113_PBpolish2nd_filt_p, whole genome shotgun sequence DNA segment above includes these coding regions:
- the LOC103709517 gene encoding zinc finger CCCH domain-containing protein 33 — protein: MCSGPRKPLPPPSPPTGPAAMGAGGDPEKLPAVASLASLLLELSASDDLPAFKRAVEDDGLPLDSPAPWYCRSPGRRTMGFEQRTPLMIAALYGSPAVLAYILSIRPAEASRCSPSDGTTPLHCAASGGSPSSLGIVKMLVDAAADVDAPDAAGNRPGDVIARQFSASTARSLEVVLKASCPGVSSPGGAKEEETKSGEKKYPLDITLPDINNGIYGTDEFRMYTFKVKPCSRAYSHDWTECPFVHPGENARRRDPRKYLYSCVPCPEFRKGSCRKGDACEYAHGVFESWLHPAQYRTRLCKDETGCNRRVCFFAHKPEELRSVNPSAASVAGMMLSSPKSSSPGLSSLDMATALMMMQQTGSAMSPSASSGLGAATGWMNQPGSLATPPSLQLPSSRLKAPLSARDLSFDLDLLGLEGYRQNLIDEFSSTASPRANWTPNSLSAVAAASRASDINELFGSLDPSVLSQLQGLPPKKTATASSSAGAQFQSPTGVRSQLLSGYGGNLPSSPTVSATSSFGLDHSMAKAIMSSRASAFAKRSQSFIDRGATAGRQSTLSSMTTAAAAAASFSDWGSPDGKLDWGVQGEELNKLRKSASLNFRTNQAGSGFGGAAPASAAVPGGMDEPDLSWVQSLVKDGPAAPMGRHGLEQQQKRYQLNAAGGDFHGSELPSSWEGKIMA
- the LOC103709513 gene encoding uncharacterized protein LOC103709513, giving the protein MKLSSPSFDSRSNAAAEGCLSGILHRFLCGSLRSYGDGEEADEVDAALGQEWRKAEKKATRTPGIVARLMGLESMPVCPCAASESIGRSRSTNSLETWPGFLSERSRCPPVRTSLSFREVPTYLRQENEDFLLLSFAPDDEGETMGSSGMRHGTRFREMKERKREITCVEEKKKKKKRDEHQHRRKKNVPRRRHDEVEDSAVHSPKKNARRKGCRGTKAEDLIKPTKHAEMPKMLRSSSIAKKKLENAREKVESECSSQNSSPVSVLDLACADDDCRINNNSPSSEEEKQTAEQSSRRKLSSNFEDVSCCLSPSIGLVRFSKDGGVRSLDKESKRSRKPEAPCPDFSDVWGNMRRLGEEDLKNSPWISKEMWSSEGVGDIAADLGLEIFDLLLCEVVCEFLNCIAL